The Nitrospira sp. KM1 genome includes a window with the following:
- a CDS encoding Ig domain-containing protein, translating to MSFAWSRTPLQTAAFTMGRIVHFKRIGLCAGLAVLFGCTPDSSLNSEGVIGSENRPPSVKTISVVPNPILKEGVVTAVVEGEDPNHDELKFQFQWFVNGMPVPGESSSTLDVQYVKRGDRVSVEVVPNDGKADGTSKRAADVVVGNTPPSITEVVLEPKAPKSGDRMTAAVEASDPDGDEIHYRYVWRRNNQVVQDGDQQILEMTDYARNDIVTVSVVPRDRDNAGKEVRAQSAALGNHPPKVVSSAPTASTQGIFDYAVQATDSENDPLTYSLETAPSGMSINERNGRIQWALPAASNHPYHVRVIVRDDHHGWAFQEFDITVAPTPAS from the coding sequence ATGTCTTTCGCCTGGAGTCGAACTCCGCTACAAACAGCGGCATTCACGATGGGCAGGATTGTCCACTTTAAACGGATTGGATTATGTGCTGGGCTCGCGGTGTTGTTCGGATGCACGCCTGATTCATCGCTGAACAGTGAAGGGGTCATCGGATCCGAAAATCGGCCTCCCTCTGTGAAAACGATCTCTGTTGTCCCAAATCCGATCTTGAAAGAAGGTGTCGTTACCGCCGTTGTTGAAGGGGAAGACCCCAATCATGACGAACTGAAGTTTCAATTCCAGTGGTTTGTCAACGGGATGCCGGTCCCAGGAGAATCATCCTCGACACTTGATGTGCAATATGTGAAGAGAGGCGACCGGGTGAGTGTCGAGGTTGTGCCAAACGACGGTAAAGCTGATGGCACCTCTAAACGAGCGGCAGATGTTGTCGTCGGCAATACGCCCCCTTCAATTACCGAAGTGGTCCTCGAGCCCAAAGCCCCTAAGAGCGGTGATCGGATGACAGCGGCGGTTGAGGCAAGCGACCCGGATGGAGACGAGATTCATTACCGATACGTCTGGCGTCGCAATAATCAGGTCGTGCAGGATGGCGATCAACAGATCCTGGAAATGACGGACTATGCCCGCAATGACATCGTGACTGTATCCGTCGTTCCACGCGATCGCGATAACGCGGGGAAAGAAGTGCGGGCTCAATCTGCCGCGCTGGGCAATCATCCACCCAAGGTGGTTTCTTCCGCTCCGACCGCTTCGACGCAGGGAATATTTGATTATGCGGTCCAAGCTACGGATTCAGAGAATGATCCACTGACTTACTCTCTCGAGACTGCTCCGTCCGGTATGAGCATCAATGAAAGGAATGGCCGGATACAGTGGGCTCTTCCTGCGGCATCCAATCATCCATATCATGTAAGAGTGATCGTGAGGGATGATCATCACGGCTGGGCATTTCAGGAATTCGACATCACTGTTGCCCCGACTCCAGCCTCATAG
- the ybeY gene encoding rRNA maturation RNase YbeY, translating into MPVSLRSYVRVPRIRLHAIRRIARSILLELGEASSELGLAFVGDRRIHRLNKEFRGKDYATDVLAFPMGFPDSPLTEFPVRQLGDVVISLPTAMRQARLGSRSIDEEITALMVHGILHLCGYDHETAEREARRMRRREHMVLRRLAPIPRLCIGTKK; encoded by the coding sequence ATGCCTGTGTCTCTTCGGAGCTATGTTCGAGTTCCTCGGATACGCCTGCATGCAATCAGGCGCATAGCTCGGTCTATCTTACTCGAATTGGGCGAGGCGTCATCGGAACTTGGACTTGCGTTTGTAGGCGATCGGCGCATACACCGGCTCAACAAAGAGTTTCGCGGGAAGGACTATGCGACGGATGTACTGGCCTTTCCGATGGGATTTCCCGATTCACCGCTGACCGAATTCCCTGTCCGGCAGCTTGGCGACGTGGTCATCTCGCTGCCCACAGCGATGCGGCAGGCGCGTCTAGGCAGCCGTTCGATCGACGAGGAAATCACAGCGTTGATGGTTCATGGTATTCTGCATCTCTGCGGGTATGATCACGAGACCGCTGAAAGAGAAGCCCGTCGTATGCGGCGGCGCGAACATATGGTGCTGCGGCGGCTCGCGCCGATTCCACGGTTATGCATCGGAACAAAGAAATGA
- a CDS encoding response regulator — protein sequence MVKILIIDDDRMNCELLQAVFTRHGYEVLTATSGADGLTLFHREVPRVTILDLRMPEMDGLTVLKEIRAQDPAAPVVILGGGATEVQENQARALRVTDFIRKGLSLDVLVEAVMRVMQQTPRSGVEISAASPGISGSDNPETILVIDDEQLVRDLLVQFLNLRGYRAVGAKDGQHALDLTERTAPDLVLLDLFLPGMGGVEVLRRLRQSGFEGPVIVITGSQDEEVLEEAWALRPQEVLSKPVDLERMLSIIQLVLVCREC from the coding sequence ATGGTTAAAATTCTGATTATTGACGATGATCGCATGAATTGCGAACTGCTTCAGGCCGTGTTCACGAGACATGGATATGAAGTACTGACCGCGACGAGCGGAGCGGACGGCCTTACGCTGTTTCACCGTGAAGTGCCGCGTGTCACCATCCTCGATTTACGAATGCCTGAAATGGATGGTCTCACGGTACTCAAAGAAATACGGGCTCAGGATCCAGCTGCACCCGTTGTCATTCTCGGCGGGGGTGCCACTGAAGTACAGGAAAATCAAGCCCGCGCATTGCGCGTGACGGACTTCATACGTAAGGGGCTCTCACTCGATGTGCTGGTTGAGGCGGTCATGCGAGTGATGCAACAGACGCCGCGGTCCGGAGTGGAGATCTCTGCAGCTTCACCGGGGATATCCGGCTCAGACAACCCTGAAACCATCCTGGTTATTGACGATGAGCAACTGGTGCGGGATCTCCTTGTCCAATTTCTAAATTTGCGAGGCTATCGCGCAGTCGGAGCTAAAGATGGCCAGCATGCGTTGGATCTGACTGAACGCACGGCGCCGGATCTCGTCCTCCTCGATTTGTTCTTGCCCGGCATGGGCGGTGTCGAAGTGCTTCGCCGGTTACGCCAGAGCGGATTTGAAGGTCCGGTCATCGTCATTACGGGCAGCCAGGACGAAGAAGTCCTGGAAGAAGCCTGGGCCCTTCGGCCGCAAGAAGTCCTGAGCAAACCCGTTGATTTGGAACGCATGCTCTCCATCATCCAGCTTGTGCTCGTCTGCCGCGAATGCTAA
- a CDS encoding M1 family metallopeptidase: MQADRCGGKLFVLTLVNVVAIVSSFDCTSASTIRHHELFVEIDPARHTLIARDRITIERSPDHQPIRLALAPTLTVDRLAIREGRQAEQAVREIPFETERVASPHPIQNIIIASDDLMSGTASLVVSFHGTIEDPPKEPRHLRFVTPSETSGHIGPEGIYLSSESQWYPDLPESLSSYDLQVALPEPWTAVTQSRVASRGPCPIDRCREDGWSLTAWNHIGPTEALTLVANTFVTKTRNWNARSGQSIELATYLFEEDAHLADEYLDATARYLEEYIRLLGPYPFDTFGVVENFFASGLGMPSFTLLGSGSIKRRYIQPYALGHEIVHSWIGNSVLNHADRGNWVEGLTTYLSNYYWNEISGDASKARDQRRQFIQAYNLQVREDRDYPIAQFVLKHDERDNAIGYQKAAMVFHLLRQEVGDELFWSSIRRLIARYQGRYAEWSDLERVFTETSGRDLRWFFAQWIDRTGAPVPTVRRAVVHQIGVEARDSYRLTVDLEQTDRTFIAPIQLGVDMASGESRLISGRLPDEHPIEAEALPSRPMRVTIDPNWQLMRRVPRKDMPPVLNHYVTDIRRSVIVPSSGQTTAPGVFRELAARLEAQDAAKPETERAVISFPTGSFQLPPEGSVLILGNADSWQDIQAATAGSCGNRALFRKDGFTVGGKSFEGAGASVLVSCHRHDRPGSVVSLFYGMSVQAVQRVSRLLFFYGWNSYVVFQDGIPAVRGEWTDSGNHTEVTVEGSKVER; encoded by the coding sequence ATGCAAGCAGACAGATGTGGAGGAAAGCTTTTTGTCCTCACGCTCGTCAATGTCGTCGCAATCGTCAGCAGCTTCGATTGTACCTCAGCTTCTACCATTCGTCATCACGAGCTGTTTGTTGAAATAGATCCCGCTCGGCACACGCTGATCGCCCGCGATCGGATTACCATCGAGCGTTCGCCGGATCATCAACCCATACGACTGGCACTGGCCCCAACCCTCACGGTTGATCGTCTGGCTATTAGAGAAGGCCGTCAGGCTGAACAAGCCGTGCGGGAAATACCGTTCGAAACGGAACGTGTCGCATCACCGCATCCAATCCAGAACATCATCATTGCGTCTGACGATCTGATGTCTGGAACGGCCAGCCTTGTGGTCTCATTTCACGGCACAATTGAGGATCCTCCAAAAGAACCTCGCCATCTCCGGTTTGTTACGCCCAGCGAAACGAGCGGTCATATTGGACCAGAAGGCATCTATCTCAGTAGTGAAAGTCAATGGTATCCGGACCTTCCGGAATCATTGAGCTCCTATGACCTACAAGTGGCGCTCCCCGAGCCATGGACCGCCGTTACACAAAGCAGAGTGGCGTCGCGAGGCCCCTGTCCCATTGATCGCTGTCGGGAAGACGGCTGGTCTCTGACGGCATGGAATCATATCGGACCGACTGAGGCGTTGACGCTGGTTGCCAATACATTCGTGACGAAGACTCGGAATTGGAATGCCCGCAGCGGACAATCGATTGAACTCGCGACCTATCTTTTCGAGGAAGATGCGCACTTGGCCGACGAATATCTGGATGCGACGGCCCGATATCTCGAGGAGTACATTCGTCTGCTGGGCCCCTATCCCTTTGACACGTTCGGTGTGGTCGAGAATTTTTTTGCCAGCGGCCTCGGTATGCCATCCTTTACGCTGCTTGGCAGCGGAAGCATCAAGCGACGTTACATCCAACCCTATGCGCTCGGCCACGAGATCGTCCACTCGTGGATTGGAAACTCGGTGTTAAATCACGCCGATCGCGGGAACTGGGTCGAGGGATTAACCACATACCTGTCGAATTATTACTGGAATGAGATTTCCGGGGATGCCTCGAAGGCCCGCGATCAACGACGACAGTTTATCCAGGCGTATAACCTCCAGGTGCGTGAAGACAGGGACTATCCTATTGCCCAGTTCGTACTCAAGCATGATGAACGCGACAACGCGATTGGGTATCAGAAAGCTGCGATGGTGTTTCATCTCCTCCGCCAGGAGGTCGGCGACGAATTATTCTGGTCTTCTATCAGGCGGCTGATAGCCCGCTATCAGGGACGTTACGCTGAGTGGAGCGATCTCGAGCGCGTCTTTACTGAAACGAGCGGAAGGGACCTACGCTGGTTTTTTGCGCAGTGGATCGATCGCACGGGGGCTCCCGTTCCAACCGTGAGGCGAGCGGTCGTTCACCAAATTGGGGTAGAGGCACGGGATTCGTATCGACTGACCGTCGACCTTGAACAGACCGATCGGACATTCATCGCTCCCATTCAACTCGGAGTCGACATGGCCAGCGGCGAAAGCCGGTTGATCTCCGGCCGTTTGCCGGACGAGCATCCCATCGAGGCCGAAGCCTTGCCCTCACGTCCGATGCGGGTCACCATCGATCCTAACTGGCAGCTCATGCGTCGTGTGCCCCGCAAAGATATGCCTCCGGTCTTGAACCACTACGTGACGGACATTCGCCGGTCCGTTATCGTGCCATCGTCCGGCCAAACAACTGCACCCGGTGTTTTTCGAGAACTCGCAGCTCGGCTTGAGGCACAGGATGCCGCTAAGCCGGAAACGGAGAGGGCTGTCATCTCCTTCCCCACCGGGTCCTTTCAATTGCCTCCTGAAGGTTCGGTATTGATATTGGGAAACGCTGATTCCTGGCAGGACATTCAAGCGGCGACAGCCGGTTCATGCGGTAATCGTGCTCTGTTTCGAAAGGACGGATTTACCGTAGGAGGGAAGTCCTTCGAGGGAGCGGGGGCGTCGGTATTGGTGAGTTGCCATCGTCATGATCGACCGGGTAGTGTGGTGAGCCTGTTTTACGGTATGAGCGTCCAGGCGGTACAAAGAGTTTCCCGGTTGCTCTTTTTTTACGGGTGGAACAGTTATGTCGTGTTTCAAGACGGCATCCCTGCCGTTCGTGGCGAATGGACGGATTCCGGTAATCACACGGAGGTGACGGTTGAAGGCTCGAAAGTCGAAAGGTAA
- a CDS encoding PhoH family protein encodes MKKLKLREGTNTAVLFGHHDRHLKLIEDDLGVRLSARGEELTLDGSPDATRHAERVLTELAGLANEGMLLQADDISHALTALKHNPEAPLKELLAGSPAIVTKKRFVAPKTPTQKEYIEAIENHDIVIGIGPAGTGKTYLAMAMAVSALMKREVSRIILARPAVEAGEKLGFLPGDMYAKVNPYLRPLYDALFDMMDMERATRSIERGDIEIAPLAFMRGRTLNDSFVILDEAQNATAEQMKMFLTRLGFNSKVVVTGDITQVDLPPERVSGLIEVREILHEVQGIRFVYFDERDVVRHKLVQDIIKAYEHHQNGPSMHSQHAPGPGPGRRSSSVVTRPSSPSLSSRPAKDSLGQPH; translated from the coding sequence GTGAAAAAGCTCAAGCTTAGAGAAGGCACCAATACCGCAGTACTCTTCGGGCATCACGACCGCCACCTCAAACTCATAGAAGACGATCTTGGCGTGCGTCTTTCCGCGCGCGGGGAAGAACTCACGCTTGATGGTAGTCCGGATGCTACCAGGCATGCCGAGCGTGTCCTGACCGAGTTGGCTGGGCTGGCCAATGAGGGCATGCTGCTTCAAGCCGATGATATTTCACACGCCCTCACTGCGCTCAAGCACAATCCGGAAGCTCCTCTCAAAGAACTGCTGGCAGGTTCGCCGGCGATTGTGACCAAAAAACGCTTTGTTGCCCCCAAGACTCCCACTCAAAAGGAATACATAGAAGCGATTGAAAATCACGACATTGTAATAGGGATTGGTCCCGCAGGAACTGGGAAGACCTATCTAGCGATGGCGATGGCGGTGAGTGCCCTCATGAAGAGGGAAGTCAGCCGTATCATTCTGGCCAGACCAGCGGTCGAGGCGGGGGAAAAACTCGGTTTTTTGCCCGGTGATATGTATGCCAAAGTCAATCCTTATCTCCGCCCATTGTATGACGCGTTATTTGACATGATGGACATGGAACGCGCCACTCGATCAATTGAAAGAGGTGACATCGAGATCGCACCTTTGGCGTTCATGAGAGGCCGCACCCTGAATGATTCCTTTGTCATTTTGGACGAAGCGCAGAATGCGACGGCAGAGCAAATGAAGATGTTCCTAACCCGACTGGGGTTCAATTCCAAGGTGGTCGTCACGGGCGATATCACCCAAGTCGACTTACCTCCTGAGCGCGTGTCCGGCTTAATCGAGGTCCGGGAAATTCTCCACGAGGTCCAAGGGATCCGTTTTGTCTATTTCGATGAGCGTGACGTCGTGCGACACAAGCTTGTGCAAGACATCATCAAGGCTTATGAGCATCATCAAAATGGTCCTTCCATGCATTCACAGCATGCCCCAGGTCCTGGACCAGGCCGTCGTTCCTCCTCAGTTGTCACACGCCCCTCCAGTCCGTCCTTGTCTTCCCGTCCTGCAAAAGATTCACTAGGCCAGCCGCATTAA
- the ftsY gene encoding signal recognition particle-docking protein FtsY — MGWFQRLSEGLTKTRSVVRGSLDRLLGRSADPALIEEFEAALISSDLGVRVADRIMDRLKSALEGSDASQSLRVREELKKTLLATLHGAKGDSLEDLIVKGPKPYVILAVGVNGVGKTTTLAKIAQRLSGKGLVPLLVAADTFRAAAIDQLEVWAGRLGVEIVRHRHGADPAAVAFDGLAAARSRKADVVLIDTAGRLHTKSNLMDELKKIGRVLGQEYPGAPHEVLLVLDATLGQNALSQAREFHQAVRVTGLALTKLDGTARGGIVVAIADELRLPVRLIGVGEASEDLQDFQPEAFVDALVGETQA, encoded by the coding sequence ATGGGATGGTTCCAGCGGCTTAGTGAAGGATTGACGAAAACGCGGTCGGTCGTTCGGGGGTCTCTCGATCGCCTTCTCGGCCGGTCTGCCGACCCTGCTTTGATCGAAGAGTTCGAAGCAGCGCTTATCTCGTCTGATCTCGGAGTGCGGGTAGCAGATCGTATCATGGACCGCCTGAAATCGGCTTTAGAAGGATCGGATGCATCCCAGTCGCTACGAGTGCGAGAGGAATTGAAGAAGACGCTTCTCGCGACCCTTCATGGTGCAAAGGGAGATTCTCTGGAAGATCTCATCGTCAAAGGCCCCAAGCCGTACGTCATCCTGGCAGTAGGGGTCAATGGGGTCGGGAAAACAACCACCCTGGCCAAGATCGCTCAACGGCTGTCGGGAAAAGGACTTGTCCCTCTTCTCGTTGCCGCCGATACCTTTCGTGCCGCGGCAATCGATCAATTGGAGGTCTGGGCAGGCCGGCTGGGGGTAGAGATCGTCCGACACCGTCACGGAGCTGATCCTGCGGCCGTGGCCTTTGACGGTCTAGCCGCGGCCCGTAGCCGAAAAGCCGATGTAGTCCTCATCGATACTGCCGGGCGGCTGCATACCAAATCCAATCTCATGGACGAGTTGAAAAAAATCGGCCGAGTATTGGGTCAGGAATATCCCGGCGCCCCACATGAAGTGCTTCTGGTGTTGGATGCCACATTAGGGCAGAACGCACTTTCCCAGGCACGCGAATTTCATCAAGCGGTTCGTGTGACCGGATTAGCATTGACGAAACTTGACGGAACCGCTCGCGGCGGCATTGTCGTCGCTATTGCCGATGAATTACGACTTCCTGTCCGCTTGATCGGGGTCGGTGAGGCATCTGAAGATCTGCAGGATTTTCAGCCTGAAGCGTTTGTAGATGCGCTGGTAGGTGAGACGCAAGCGTAG
- a CDS encoding PD40 domain-containing protein translates to MWSQFTWTESPLAKPSAFQGSGEERHFKNIRQLTFGRKNAEAYFSFDGTKLIFQSTNNWMQDSFAATLKTANEGLECYQMYIMDLESETIRLVSTGSGATTCGYFFPGNRRVLYSSTHASGPNCPPKPKRDGAYRWALDDYDLYAVRIDGQEMQRLTTTPGYDAEATISPDGKTIVWTSVKDGDLDLYAMNLDGTKVRRLTDDIGYDGGAFFSPDSKRIVYRASHPTDQTEVEKYQSLLKQRLVEPGQLEIFVMNSDGSGRRQVTANGASNFAPYFHPDGKRIMFSSNVETRAEGERPTFHLYLVGDDGAGLERVTFDGQFNSFPMFSPDGRRLVWVSDRGAKHPGEFNVFLADWVP, encoded by the coding sequence ATGTGGAGCCAATTCACATGGACAGAGAGCCCTCTAGCCAAGCCGTCGGCTTTCCAAGGTTCTGGGGAAGAGCGGCACTTCAAGAATATCCGTCAGCTCACCTTTGGCCGCAAAAATGCCGAAGCCTATTTTTCCTTCGATGGGACGAAGCTTATCTTCCAGTCCACGAACAATTGGATGCAGGACTCGTTTGCGGCCACGCTCAAAACCGCTAACGAGGGACTGGAATGCTATCAGATGTACATCATGGATCTCGAAAGTGAGACCATTCGCCTGGTGAGCACGGGCTCGGGTGCCACAACATGTGGATACTTTTTCCCCGGCAATCGCCGTGTTCTGTATTCCTCAACCCATGCGTCGGGGCCCAATTGCCCTCCCAAACCGAAACGGGACGGGGCCTATCGCTGGGCGCTGGACGACTATGATCTCTATGCCGTGCGAATCGATGGCCAGGAGATGCAGCGCCTGACCACGACGCCCGGGTACGATGCAGAAGCCACCATTTCCCCGGATGGAAAGACGATCGTCTGGACGTCGGTTAAAGATGGGGATCTCGATCTCTACGCCATGAATCTGGATGGAACGAAAGTCAGACGTCTGACCGACGATATCGGATATGACGGCGGGGCGTTCTTTTCTCCTGACAGCAAGCGCATCGTGTATCGTGCGTCCCATCCGACCGATCAAACTGAGGTCGAAAAGTACCAATCGCTGCTCAAACAGCGGCTGGTCGAGCCTGGTCAGCTGGAGATTTTTGTCATGAACTCCGACGGCAGCGGCCGCCGGCAGGTGACCGCCAATGGCGCTTCGAATTTCGCTCCCTATTTTCATCCGGATGGAAAACGGATCATGTTTTCCTCAAACGTCGAGACGAGAGCGGAGGGGGAGAGACCAACATTCCATCTCTATCTGGTTGGCGACGACGGAGCCGGACTTGAGCGCGTAACGTTCGACGGACAGTTCAACAGCTTCCCGATGTTTTCGCCGGACGGTCGACGCCTCGTCTGGGTCTCTGACCGAGGCGCCAAGCATCCGGGTGAGTTCAATGTATTCCTCGCCGATTGGGTTCCATAG